Proteins found in one Megalobrama amblycephala isolate DHTTF-2021 linkage group LG5, ASM1881202v1, whole genome shotgun sequence genomic segment:
- the LOC125268180 gene encoding LOW QUALITY PROTEIN: calpain-14-like (The sequence of the model RefSeq protein was modified relative to this genomic sequence to represent the inferred CDS: deleted 1 base in 1 codon), whose product MASNGNCWFLASVGALTFQKRIMKQVIQDDQNFSVDYAGIFHFKFWRFGSWVDVVVDDKLPTIDGQLIFVRSKRPNEFWPALLEKAYAKVCGSYADMDAGSISEAIMDFTGGPHMTIKLSEASDKLWDAMRRASQSESLMGCGTPGGQAGLLQNNVLPNGLVEMHAYAVTGVAEVVCRGRPVKLVRIFNPWGQGEWNRDWSDRSPLWEFVRPEDQKYNVVLDNGEFWMSMEDFCRNFSDLDICCSDVNFLAGSYSSAWKTEVHKGQWVIGTTAGGCSNDLESFSKNPQFRVTLKQTVEDPRDESSPNLLVSLIQKSHKRNRHLATNFHIGFKIYKVPAHLKDRKEKFPGSFFKTNPVGKTKSYINAREIMEFFRFKAGDYLIVPSTFQPNEASSFLLTVYSKTEAVIEDSSGYGMIRTKMIPRDNDDSFQLFLQYADKYGEVDAEQLQRLLNENLYAGHSQKTKGFSLDLCKSMVALMDLSVTGTLSEFECLRLWKRAIFLKNIFYDMDVSHTGSLSLNELQNALKFTGFILSDSMLNLMALRYGDSSGEITLENFVVLVLRMDGMAKTFKRLSAGGPNMMLGENEWMHLTLYS is encoded by the exons gtaACTGCTGGTTTCTGGCATCGGTTGGAGCTCTTACATTC CAAAAACGAATTATGAAGCAGGTTATCCAGGATGATCAAAATTTCTCTGTGGATTATGCAGGAATATTTCACTTTAAG ttcTGGAGATTTGGATCATGGGTGGATGTGGTTGTCGATGACAAACTACCAACTATTGACGGCCAACTCATCTTTGTTCGGTCTAAAAGACCAAATGAATTCTGGCCTGCTTTGTTAGAGAAAGCTTATGCTAA AGTGTGTGGCTCTTATGCGGATATGGACGCAGGAAGCATATCAGAAGCTATCATGGACTTCACTGGTGGACCACACATGACCATTAAACTGAGTGAAGCATCAGACAAGCTGTGGGACGCCATGAGACgagccagccaatcagaatccctGATGGGATGTGGCACTCCTGGAGGG CAAGCAGGTCTGCTGCAAAATAATGTGTTACCCAATGGCCTTGTGGAAATGCATGCGTACGCGGTCACAGGAGTTGCAGAG GTTGTATGTAGAGGTCGTCCAGTGAAGCTGGTGAGGATCTTTAACCCTTGGGGTCAAGGAGAGTGGAACAGGGACTGGAGCGACAG ATCCCCTTTGTGGGAATTTGTACGTCCCGAGGACCAAAAATACAACGTTGTGCTCGACAATGGAGAATTCTG GATGTCAATGGAGGATTTCTGCAGGAACTTTTCAGATTTGGATATATGTTGTTCGGATGTGAACTTTCTTGCTGGATCTTACTCTTCAGCCTGGAAAACTGAAGTGCACAAAGGCCAGTGGGTGATTGGAACAACAGCTGGCGGTTGTTCAAATGACCTAG agagtttttcaaaaaatccccAGTTTCGTGTGACTCTAAAGCAGACTGTTGAAGACCCAAGAGATGAAAGCTCTCCAAATCTCCTCGTGTCTCTCATTCAGAAATCTCACAAGAGAAACAGGCACTTGGCAACCAATTTCCATATTGGCTTTAAAATTTATAAG GTGCCAGCTCAT TTAAAGGACCGAAAGGAAAAATTCCCTGGCTCTTTCTTCAAAACCAATCCTGTTGGAAAAACCAAATCCTACATCAATGCTCGGGAAATCATGGAGTTTTTCAGATTCAAAGCAGGCGACTACCTCATCGTTCCTTCGACTTTCCAGCCAAATGAAGCTTCATCCTTCCTTCTGACAGTCTATTCAAAGACAGAAGCCGTCATTGA AGACTCTTCTGGATATGGCATGATAAGAACAAAG ATGATTCCCAGGGATAATGATGATTCCTTCCAGCTCTTTCTACAATATGCAGATAAG TACGGAGAGGTGGACGCTGAGCAGCTTCAGAGACTTCTGAATGAGAATCTTTATGCAG gacattcacagaaaacGAAAGGATTCAGCTTGGATTTGTGTAAGAGCATGGTGGCTCTGATGGAT CTCAGTGTCACTGGAACGCTCAGTGAATTTGAATGCCTCCGTTTGTGGAAAAGAGCCATTTTTCTAAAG AATATTTTCTATGACATGGATGTTTCTCACACTGGAAGTCTGTCCCTGAATGAACTCCAAAATGCTCTTAAATTTACAG GGTTTATATTGAGTGACAGTATGCTGAATCTCATGGCTCTCCGATATGGTGACTCCAGCGGTGAAATTACTCTAGAAAACTTTGTTGTCCTCGTACTGCGCATGGACGGCATGGCCA AAACATTCAAGAGACTCTCTGCTGGGGGGCCAAACATGATGCTGGGAGAAAATGAA TGGATGCATCTCACCCTGTACTCATGA